A single region of the Sandaracinaceae bacterium genome encodes:
- a CDS encoding PEGA domain-containing protein: MTVGIALAGTSPVRADEPAPSPTTDGRLVALPATTTGDLAEAREWAAALRRVLAAETLTVVPNDEASGTFEARVSSPAVALSASDIERWVARSQSAVRHLARADYDRARADLLEAHALASGAADELNREAERARQVLDTCLYMVRAYVETRDDESAMNQARACRQLVPGAEPSPYRHTPEVRDIIARVDRNMAAEAPGQLVVTSEPSGCAVRLNGIAFGVTPFRMDDLAAGEYRLQVECDDVERGRIRRLRVNAGETTVHVDGAFDTAIRSRPGLGLVYDGADQAFALAGPHALAVAAALDVSEAWLVWVVEPGRVRVDRVTRTDVTSVWLRAALAQPSDADATLRTAVRHLRAGRSLDLERPEAQPGQGLRVPASAPTPETGAPVVDDAPSDGGPDSGHPPRSNGRRVALGITSGVSAAALVGALGLHIARLHRGEAFALYFTLSRQAAWIDLRLPSTLLAAGGGALALATLPGLLPEREGVPPGAWIAGAVGVGLAAASVGSVLARESCSDFGMDRRACIEREQAGDRAILLAAGAAPLMLAPLVYALRPARVTPELEVSRAGAWLSVRGTF; the protein is encoded by the coding sequence ATGACGGTGGGAATCGCGCTCGCGGGGACCTCCCCTGTCCGCGCAGACGAGCCCGCGCCGAGCCCGACGACCGACGGCCGACTGGTCGCGCTCCCCGCAACGACCACGGGCGACCTCGCGGAGGCCCGCGAGTGGGCAGCGGCGCTCCGGCGCGTATTGGCTGCGGAGACCCTGACTGTCGTCCCCAACGACGAGGCGAGCGGCACCTTCGAGGCGCGCGTGTCCTCCCCCGCGGTGGCGCTGAGCGCGTCCGACATCGAACGCTGGGTCGCGCGGTCCCAGTCCGCGGTGCGACACCTGGCTCGCGCCGACTACGACCGCGCGCGCGCGGACCTGCTCGAGGCCCACGCCCTCGCCAGCGGAGCCGCCGACGAGCTGAACCGCGAGGCAGAGCGCGCGCGCCAGGTGCTCGACACCTGCCTCTACATGGTGCGCGCATACGTGGAGACGCGCGACGACGAGAGCGCCATGAACCAAGCGCGTGCGTGTCGTCAGCTGGTGCCCGGCGCCGAGCCGAGCCCCTACCGCCACACGCCCGAGGTGCGCGACATCATCGCCCGCGTCGACCGCAACATGGCCGCCGAGGCGCCCGGACAGCTGGTGGTCACCAGCGAGCCGAGTGGCTGCGCGGTGCGGCTGAACGGCATCGCGTTCGGGGTGACGCCGTTCCGCATGGACGACCTCGCGGCTGGCGAGTACCGGCTGCAGGTCGAGTGCGACGACGTCGAGCGCGGGCGCATCCGACGTCTGCGAGTGAACGCAGGGGAGACGACGGTGCACGTGGATGGCGCGTTCGACACGGCGATCCGCTCGCGACCCGGGCTGGGGCTCGTGTACGACGGTGCGGATCAGGCCTTTGCGCTCGCCGGCCCCCACGCCCTGGCCGTCGCGGCGGCGCTCGACGTGAGCGAGGCGTGGCTGGTGTGGGTGGTCGAGCCGGGGCGCGTGCGCGTGGACCGCGTGACCAGGACGGACGTCACGAGCGTTTGGCTCCGAGCAGCGCTCGCCCAGCCGAGCGACGCAGACGCCACGCTCCGCACCGCGGTGCGTCACCTGCGTGCCGGTCGCAGCCTGGACCTCGAGCGGCCAGAGGCACAGCCCGGGCAGGGCTTGCGGGTGCCCGCAAGCGCGCCCACGCCCGAGACGGGAGCGCCGGTCGTCGACGACGCTCCGAGCGATGGAGGCCCCGACTCGGGCCATCCACCGCGGTCGAACGGTCGCCGCGTGGCGCTGGGCATCACCTCTGGAGTGAGCGCTGCCGCGCTGGTGGGCGCGCTCGGGCTACACATCGCGCGCCTCCACCGTGGCGAGGCCTTTGCGCTGTATTTCACGCTGTCTCGCCAAGCCGCCTGGATCGACCTACGGCTACCCAGCACGCTCCTCGCCGCCGGCGGCGGCGCCTTGGCGCTGGCCACGTTGCCCGGCCTGCTGCCCGAGCGGGAGGGAGTCCCGCCGGGCGCCTGGATCGCGGGTGCTGTGGGGGTTGGACTCGCCGCCGCCAGCGTCGGCAGTGTACTCGCGCGCGAGTCGTGCTCGGACTTCGGTATGGACCGCCGCGCCTGCATCGAACGCGAACAAGCGGGTGACCGCGCCATCCTTCTCGCGGCGGGCGCGGCTCCGCTGATGCTCGCGCCGCTCGTGTACGCGCTGCGGCCCGCGCGGGTCACGCCCGAGCTCGAGGTGTCACGCGCCGGAGCGTGGCTGTCCGTGCGGGGCACGTTCTGA
- a CDS encoding PEGA domain-containing protein, whose product MLQRETRKVGVLWALLAFACGTTAVDARAQDGEGQESTAPTPSARELFRQGQVAYESGDYEEAARLWEQAYTVEAVPALQYNLAQAYGRLGRLSEELAALQLFVARAEPGNPQLDSARARLGTLQERLARTGIQLEGQHPGATVLVDGEVRGQMPIDTILHVGPGSHVLLVQADGYQDFRATVAVPEGETISVAVLLEEHDSDGRSLTAPIALYAAGGGLVVVGAVLGGVALSTAKGARAGSSDATRARGLALGADLAIGAGVATAGVGLVIHLLRRRSSSDEEDATEVAPIAGRGNFGLQLTHTF is encoded by the coding sequence ATGTTGCAGCGAGAGACACGGAAGGTGGGCGTGCTGTGGGCGCTCTTGGCGTTCGCGTGTGGGACGACCGCGGTGGACGCGCGTGCTCAGGACGGAGAGGGCCAAGAAAGCACAGCCCCGACCCCCAGCGCGCGTGAGCTCTTTCGGCAGGGGCAGGTCGCCTACGAGAGCGGTGACTACGAGGAGGCGGCGCGTCTTTGGGAGCAGGCGTACACCGTCGAGGCGGTGCCGGCGCTGCAGTACAACCTGGCGCAAGCTTACGGTCGCCTCGGCCGCCTCAGCGAGGAGCTCGCGGCGCTGCAGCTCTTCGTGGCGCGGGCGGAGCCGGGGAACCCGCAGTTGGACTCGGCGCGCGCCCGCCTGGGCACGCTCCAGGAGCGCTTGGCGCGCACAGGCATTCAGCTCGAGGGCCAGCACCCTGGGGCGACCGTGCTGGTGGACGGTGAGGTGCGCGGTCAGATGCCCATCGACACCATCCTGCACGTCGGTCCCGGCAGCCACGTCCTGCTCGTCCAAGCGGATGGCTACCAGGACTTCCGCGCCACGGTGGCGGTGCCCGAGGGAGAGACCATCTCCGTCGCCGTGCTGCTGGAGGAGCATGATTCGGATGGGCGGTCGCTGACCGCGCCCATCGCGCTGTACGCGGCGGGTGGAGGCCTGGTGGTCGTGGGGGCCGTCCTCGGAGGGGTCGCGCTCTCCACGGCGAAGGGCGCCCGTGCGGGCTCGTCCGACGCAACGCGCGCTCGGGGGCTGGCCTTGGGCGCAGACCTCGCGATCGGCGCCGGAGTCGCGACCGCCGGCGTCGGGCTCGTCATCCACCTGCTCCGACGTCGCTCCTCGAGCGACGAAGAGGACGCGACCGAGGTCGCGCCCATCGCCGGTCGCGGGAACTTCGGCCTCCAGCTCACCCACACCTTCTGA
- a CDS encoding protein kinase, whose translation MLVCPTCRLNHPDTAEVCLVDGTPLQNVADPRLGSLVGGCYRIERVVGSGGMATVYAATHTLKPGRLVAIKILHPRFADDTKVRTRLEREARAAATVAHPNVVDVYDFGLTEDGVPYLVCELLVGSPLDRYRKSHKLSVADAAGLGLQVARGLGRAHDLGVVHRDVKPENIFVCQSEDGEPVVKLVDFGIALANDESRLTAAGHFVGSPQYMSPERFKGDADTPATDIYSLGVVLYELLTGTPLFEASTLSGYLLLHLEQAPPDVRKRQPTCPEGLARLVHEMLAKQPADRPADVHVVERRLLPFTAHKSRVERRVSANALDDSKVRSKDTDLDAWARRVSVYGEMLRTAWPSGAPREVQALVLELDQTVKNLREARGTDHALVAQLEHLDGELRLRRDQLGRAISTLAADLSEARADFRARCAHPDAWRAQLERAQALQAEQPHVPDSEILACMRQATASYGEWVRAWEATPIKDLMFQLEQLRKQQEEVEANARKRQAEVAVRATHRSIARNESEVALLRISHELNTRLRPIEAVRAHFERLS comes from the coding sequence ATGCTCGTGTGCCCCACCTGCCGGCTGAACCACCCCGACACCGCCGAGGTGTGTCTGGTGGACGGAACGCCGCTGCAGAACGTGGCGGACCCGCGGCTGGGGTCACTGGTGGGCGGCTGCTACCGCATCGAGCGGGTGGTGGGCTCGGGCGGCATGGCCACGGTCTACGCCGCCACCCACACGCTCAAGCCCGGCCGCCTGGTGGCCATCAAGATCCTGCACCCGCGGTTCGCAGACGACACCAAGGTGCGCACCCGGCTGGAGCGCGAGGCGCGCGCCGCGGCCACGGTGGCGCACCCCAACGTGGTGGACGTCTACGACTTCGGCCTCACCGAAGACGGCGTGCCCTACCTGGTGTGCGAGCTGCTGGTGGGCAGCCCGCTCGACCGCTACCGCAAGAGCCACAAGCTGAGCGTCGCCGACGCCGCCGGACTGGGTCTGCAGGTGGCCCGCGGCCTCGGGCGCGCCCACGACCTGGGCGTGGTGCACCGCGACGTGAAGCCGGAGAACATCTTCGTGTGCCAGAGCGAAGACGGCGAGCCGGTGGTGAAGCTGGTGGACTTCGGTATCGCGCTGGCCAACGACGAGTCCCGCCTGACGGCCGCGGGGCACTTCGTGGGCAGCCCGCAGTACATGTCGCCGGAGCGCTTCAAGGGCGACGCGGATACGCCGGCCACGGACATCTACTCGCTGGGCGTGGTGCTGTACGAGCTGCTGACGGGCACGCCCCTGTTCGAGGCCAGCACGCTGTCTGGCTATCTGCTGCTGCACCTCGAGCAGGCGCCACCGGACGTACGCAAGCGGCAGCCCACGTGCCCCGAGGGGCTGGCGCGGCTGGTGCACGAGATGCTGGCCAAGCAACCCGCGGACCGCCCCGCCGACGTGCACGTGGTGGAGCGCCGGTTGCTGCCGTTCACGGCGCACAAGTCGCGCGTGGAGCGGCGCGTCAGCGCCAACGCGCTGGACGACTCGAAGGTGCGGTCCAAGGACACCGACCTGGACGCGTGGGCGCGGCGCGTGAGCGTGTACGGCGAGATGCTGCGCACGGCCTGGCCATCGGGCGCCCCGCGCGAGGTCCAGGCGCTGGTGCTGGAGCTGGACCAGACGGTGAAGAACCTGCGCGAGGCGCGCGGGACGGACCACGCGCTGGTGGCGCAGCTGGAGCACCTGGACGGCGAGCTGCGCCTGCGACGCGACCAGCTGGGGCGGGCCATCTCCACGCTGGCCGCCGACCTGAGCGAGGCCCGCGCCGACTTCCGCGCGCGCTGCGCCCACCCCGACGCGTGGCGCGCGCAGCTGGAGCGCGCCCAGGCGCTCCAGGCAGAGCAGCCGCACGTACCCGACTCCGAGATCCTCGCGTGCATGCGCCAAGCCACGGCGTCCTACGGCGAGTGGGTGCGTGCCTGGGAGGCCACCCCCATCAAGGACCTGATGTTCCAGCTGGAGCAGCTGCGCAAGCAGCAGGAGGAGGTCGAGGCCAACGCGCGCAAGCGGCAGGCCGAGGTCGCCGTGCGCGCGACACACCGCAGCATCGCGCGCAACGAGTCCGAGGTCGCGCTGCTCCGCATCTCGCACGAACTCAACACGCGCCTGCGCCCCATCGAGGCCGTGCGTGCTCACTTCGAGCGCCTGAGCTGA
- a CDS encoding putative metal-binding motif-containing protein produces the protein MKNSRTLMCPLACALGLALIAQGCREDLGCPPGTIMVGDVCEDAPDMGVTPDASDDGGCVPSAYYPDLDGDGLGAGEAVSTCTAPEGYVDNADDCDDDCDVCGNGEELCDGEDNDCDGETDEAIEVVCGTNAGECSTGVQHCVGGVLGECEGGVMPAIAEVCEGSKDENCDGEVDEDCTCAAGETRQCGTDVGECSFGTQACTAAGVFGECEGAVVPTAELCNGLDDNCNGVEDDGNPGGGAVCGTDAGQCSPGRTACVHGELACMGGIRPMTEVCNGLDDDCDGVDDNGVTTTFYRDADSDTYGNPNLTMVACSAPVGYVANDQDCDDTCAACHPGGTEVCDERNNDCDALTDEGVATTYYQDSDSDSRGNPAVSVQACIAPLGYVTNSMDCNDACNVCWSGNPEVCDGFDNNCMGGVDEGVLTTFYRDADMDSRGNPAMSTTACTAPNGYVANADDCNDSCDTCWTGNAESCDAIDNNCTAGVDEGFACVQGSPQPCTTTCGTTGTGVCSAACLLPGPATCTPPPESCNAIDEDCDSVLDEGLIARVSQGGVSLGSDARLARSADGYVGVHRRGASTYAYRVDAEGEVRGDPDTYVSIETASVVSVDIDRISNTAWAVVSTIEGVGVSGRILGLNASANPTINDSESATDANASGVARIAANAVTDGFAIYQAGSAVRLARLDFIGAAPTPTTMPGAQPRAELGMDIAALGTVQLGYVAAWVTGASPQVQLALISSAGAITSQAALGAGSNPSIEVDDDGNVGVVYVGIDNLPRFHHLTAALMCLDGGGERSTCARTLGTRAVNAPSGGFVSRRTLDIAADGGEFWIAARVLEGEQVFRVSRSTTHDSIFRTVTDAATLFMSVAARDGRALVLRGSSAYTHDPFGCP, from the coding sequence GTGAAGAACTCGAGAACACTCATGTGCCCGCTGGCGTGCGCGCTCGGCTTGGCGCTCATCGCTCAGGGCTGTCGCGAAGACCTCGGCTGCCCGCCCGGCACCATCATGGTGGGAGACGTCTGTGAGGACGCCCCGGACATGGGCGTCACACCCGACGCGAGCGATGACGGCGGATGCGTTCCGTCCGCCTACTACCCGGACCTGGATGGCGACGGACTCGGCGCTGGCGAGGCCGTGAGCACCTGCACGGCGCCCGAGGGCTACGTCGACAACGCGGACGACTGCGACGACGACTGCGACGTGTGCGGCAACGGAGAGGAACTGTGCGACGGCGAGGACAACGACTGCGACGGCGAGACGGACGAAGCCATCGAGGTCGTGTGCGGCACGAACGCGGGCGAGTGCTCCACGGGCGTACAGCACTGCGTCGGAGGCGTGCTGGGCGAGTGTGAAGGCGGCGTCATGCCTGCCATCGCCGAGGTGTGCGAGGGATCGAAAGACGAGAACTGCGACGGCGAGGTCGATGAGGACTGCACCTGCGCCGCGGGTGAGACGCGGCAGTGCGGCACCGACGTGGGTGAGTGCTCGTTCGGCACGCAGGCCTGCACCGCCGCAGGTGTGTTCGGCGAGTGCGAGGGCGCGGTCGTCCCCACCGCCGAGCTCTGTAATGGGCTGGACGACAACTGCAACGGCGTGGAAGACGACGGAAACCCCGGCGGCGGTGCTGTCTGCGGAACCGACGCCGGACAGTGCTCCCCTGGGCGTACGGCATGCGTGCACGGCGAGCTGGCGTGCATGGGCGGTATCAGGCCGATGACGGAGGTCTGCAACGGGTTGGACGACGACTGCGACGGTGTCGACGACAACGGCGTGACCACCACGTTCTACCGCGATGCCGACAGCGACACGTACGGAAATCCGAACCTCACGATGGTCGCCTGCAGCGCCCCCGTGGGTTACGTCGCAAACGACCAAGACTGCGATGACACCTGCGCCGCCTGCCATCCCGGTGGGACGGAGGTGTGCGACGAGCGGAACAACGACTGCGACGCGCTGACCGACGAGGGCGTCGCGACGACGTACTACCAAGATTCGGACTCCGACTCGCGAGGCAATCCCGCCGTTTCCGTGCAGGCGTGCATCGCACCTCTCGGCTACGTGACCAACAGCATGGACTGCAACGACGCCTGCAACGTCTGTTGGTCTGGCAACCCCGAGGTCTGCGACGGGTTCGACAACAACTGCATGGGGGGTGTGGACGAAGGCGTGCTGACCACGTTCTACCGTGACGCCGACATGGACTCGCGCGGCAATCCGGCCATGTCCACGACCGCGTGCACGGCGCCGAACGGCTACGTCGCCAACGCCGACGACTGCAACGACTCCTGCGACACCTGCTGGACGGGCAACGCCGAGTCGTGCGACGCGATCGACAACAACTGCACGGCCGGCGTCGACGAGGGCTTTGCGTGCGTCCAGGGCAGCCCCCAACCGTGCACGACGACCTGCGGAACCACGGGCACGGGCGTGTGCTCCGCAGCCTGTCTGCTGCCTGGACCGGCCACCTGTACGCCGCCGCCGGAGAGCTGCAACGCCATCGACGAGGATTGCGACAGCGTGCTGGACGAAGGTCTGATCGCGCGCGTGAGCCAGGGAGGAGTGTCGTTGGGTTCCGACGCGAGGCTGGCGCGCAGCGCGGACGGGTACGTCGGGGTGCACCGACGTGGCGCCTCCACGTACGCCTACCGAGTCGACGCTGAGGGTGAGGTCCGTGGGGATCCCGACACCTACGTGAGCATCGAGACCGCCAGCGTCGTCTCCGTGGACATCGATCGCATCTCGAACACGGCATGGGCCGTCGTCAGCACGATCGAAGGCGTTGGCGTGAGCGGGCGCATCCTGGGCCTGAACGCCTCCGCGAACCCGACCATCAACGACAGCGAATCTGCGACCGACGCCAATGCGAGCGGCGTCGCGCGCATCGCGGCGAACGCGGTGACCGATGGGTTCGCGATCTACCAAGCGGGCAGCGCCGTTCGCCTCGCTCGACTCGACTTCATCGGTGCGGCGCCTACCCCGACGACCATGCCCGGCGCCCAGCCGCGGGCCGAGCTGGGCATGGACATCGCGGCGCTCGGGACGGTGCAGCTGGGCTACGTCGCAGCCTGGGTGACGGGCGCTTCGCCACAGGTCCAGCTGGCGCTGATCTCCTCGGCCGGGGCGATCACGAGTCAGGCCGCCCTGGGCGCAGGGTCCAACCCGAGCATCGAAGTCGACGACGACGGGAATGTCGGTGTGGTGTACGTCGGGATCGACAACCTCCCTCGCTTCCATCATCTGACGGCGGCCCTGATGTGCCTCGACGGCGGCGGAGAACGGAGCACATGTGCGAGGACGCTGGGCACGCGGGCGGTCAACGCGCCGTCGGGAGGCTTCGTGAGTCGCCGTACGCTGGACATCGCAGCGGACGGGGGCGAGTTCTGGATTGCGGCCCGTGTCTTGGAGGGTGAGCAGGTCTTCCGCGTCAGTCGGTCGACCACCCACGACAGCATCTTCCGCACCGTGACAGATGCGGCCACGCTCTTCATGAGCGTCGCTGCGCGCGATGGTCGCGCCCTTGTCCTGAGGGGTTCGTCAGCGTACACGCACGATCCCTTCGGCTGCCCGTAA
- a CDS encoding sulfurtransferase, whose translation MSTALVDPNAPELRAPPTILLDARSGPDARARYLAEHLRGARFVDLESDLSAPDDPARGGRHPLPPIARWAETLGRLGIGPDDDVVVYDDMGGANAAARAWWMLRAAGHTRVAVLDGGWAAARAAGLPCESGEAHWDGKAPYPTAAYALPTVDLAGVEAAQATGTHVLVDVRSAPRYRGEEEPIDPVAGHIPGALNHPLTQHLGPDGCFLPPAELRAQYEALLQGRPASDLVLSCGSGVTACHGLLALAHAGLPGAALYVGSFSEWCRVRPVATSRET comes from the coding sequence ATCTCCACCGCCCTTGTCGACCCGAACGCGCCCGAGTTGCGCGCTCCCCCCACGATCCTGCTCGACGCGCGCAGCGGCCCCGACGCGCGCGCCCGCTACCTCGCCGAGCACCTGCGCGGCGCGCGCTTCGTGGACCTGGAGAGCGACCTCTCCGCGCCCGACGACCCGGCGCGCGGTGGACGCCACCCGCTGCCGCCCATCGCGCGCTGGGCCGAGACCCTGGGCCGCCTGGGCATCGGCCCCGACGACGACGTGGTGGTCTACGACGACATGGGGGGCGCCAACGCCGCCGCCCGCGCCTGGTGGATGCTGCGCGCCGCCGGCCACACGCGCGTCGCCGTGCTGGACGGTGGGTGGGCCGCCGCGCGTGCTGCGGGGCTGCCCTGCGAGTCCGGGGAAGCCCACTGGGACGGCAAGGCGCCGTACCCCACCGCGGCCTACGCGCTGCCCACGGTGGACCTCGCCGGCGTCGAGGCCGCGCAGGCGACGGGAACCCACGTGCTGGTCGACGTGCGCAGCGCGCCCCGCTACCGCGGTGAGGAGGAGCCCATCGACCCTGTGGCGGGGCACATCCCCGGCGCGCTCAACCACCCGCTCACACAGCACCTGGGCCCGGACGGATGCTTCTTGCCGCCCGCGGAGCTGCGCGCCCAGTACGAGGCCCTCTTGCAGGGCCGCCCAGCGAGCGACCTGGTGCTCTCCTGCGGCAGCGGGGTGACCGCCTGCCACGGCCTGCTCGCGCTGGCGCACGCCGGCCTCCCGGGCGCCGCGCTCTACGTGGGCAGCTTCAGCGAGTGGTGCCGCGTGCGCCCCGTGGCCACCTCACGCGAGACCTGA